A window from Fundidesulfovibrio magnetotacticus encodes these proteins:
- a CDS encoding FAD-binding protein yields MERLRADVLVLGAGLAGLRAALSCLRAAPGLDVLVVSLTGGPSGSSFANRNDALGVHVCLNDAEREAFVAEVAALNRGALLDPALTAIMAQEGEARLRELDALGLPFVRDDSGGLLDHPSCFSPHSRRAFLFRGLAQAHRRFRAALEALGCRFLGGHAVARIEMDRREALPRACGALLLPARPGASPAPRRAASRPDAPCAQATSPLAVEARAVVTALGGPARLFARTIAGPGVPGFGHVLLGMAGARLANQGYLQFLWGALPGGRFWSPAELGSGGWRIMPPLLDDAMAGFDPSEGVPVEELLPDLARLAGERAGHCPCAHGLPDAALDLELVRAMDADGSVLLLTPGSSPLAVALMAHASNGGALIDRDGGTGVLGLFACGECATGMHGSNRIGGAMVLATQVFGHRAGEAAARFSRDVPEGLASRGSQDFQEDAEERSRGLAWLGRGLTRHAAPMALAGAKGFAADIRRLDTARDWRLRLSLQAALGVLSGQGVV; encoded by the coding sequence ATGGAGCGCCTGCGCGCCGACGTGCTGGTGCTCGGGGCCGGGCTCGCGGGGCTGCGCGCCGCCCTCTCCTGCCTGCGCGCCGCGCCGGGGCTGGACGTGCTGGTCGTCTCGCTGACCGGCGGCCCTTCCGGCTCCTCCTTCGCCAACCGCAACGACGCCCTGGGCGTGCACGTCTGCCTGAACGACGCCGAGCGCGAGGCCTTCGTGGCCGAAGTGGCGGCCCTCAACCGGGGCGCGCTCCTGGACCCGGCGCTCACCGCGATCATGGCCCAGGAGGGAGAAGCCCGCCTGCGCGAACTGGACGCCCTGGGCCTGCCCTTCGTGCGCGACGACTCTGGCGGTCTGCTCGACCATCCCTCGTGCTTTTCACCCCACTCCCGCCGGGCCTTCCTTTTCCGGGGACTCGCCCAGGCCCACCGTCGCTTCCGCGCGGCCCTGGAGGCCCTGGGCTGCCGGTTCCTCGGCGGCCACGCCGTAGCGCGCATCGAAATGGACCGCCGCGAGGCCCTGCCCCGGGCCTGCGGCGCGTTGCTGCTGCCCGCGCGCCCCGGCGCGTCGCCCGCCCCCCGCCGGGCCGCCTCCAGGCCGGACGCGCCCTGCGCCCAGGCGACGTCGCCCCTGGCCGTGGAGGCCCGGGCCGTGGTGACAGCCCTGGGCGGACCGGCACGGCTCTTCGCGCGCACCATCGCGGGTCCCGGCGTGCCGGGCTTCGGCCACGTCCTTCTGGGGATGGCCGGGGCGCGCCTGGCCAACCAGGGGTACCTGCAGTTTCTGTGGGGAGCGTTGCCGGGGGGCCGCTTCTGGAGCCCCGCGGAGCTGGGCTCGGGAGGCTGGAGGATCATGCCTCCCCTCCTCGACGACGCCATGGCCGGATTCGATCCCTCCGAAGGCGTGCCTGTTGAAGAACTCCTTCCCGACCTCGCGCGCCTCGCGGGAGAGCGCGCCGGGCATTGCCCATGCGCCCACGGCCTGCCCGACGCAGCCCTGGACCTGGAACTCGTGCGGGCCATGGACGCGGACGGGTCCGTTCTCCTGCTCACGCCCGGGAGCTCTCCCCTGGCCGTTGCGCTCATGGCGCACGCCAGCAACGGCGGGGCGCTGATCGACCGGGACGGCGGCACGGGCGTCCTCGGCCTTTTCGCGTGCGGGGAGTGCGCCACGGGCATGCACGGTTCCAATCGGATCGGAGGGGCCATGGTGCTGGCCACCCAGGTGTTCGGGCACCGCGCAGGAGAGGCCGCCGCGCGCTTCTCCCGGGACGTTCCGGAAGGCCTTGCCTCCCGGGGGTCCCAGGACTTTCAGGAGGACGCCGAAGAGCGCTCGCGGGGGCTGGCCTGGCTGGGTCGGGGACTCACGCGCCACGCCGCGCCGATGGCGCTCGCAGGGGCGAAGGGCTTCGCGGCCGACATCCGCCGCCTGGACACGGCCCGCGACTGGCGGCTGCGCCTGAGTCTGCAGGCCGCCCTGGGTGTCTTGTCCGGCCAAGGCGTCGTCTGA
- a CDS encoding tetratricopeptide repeat protein: MSAELTKARKQITQVNTYLKQGKPLPAVTALHDAVLTMLKAQLMKAERDEFCKLIEQAVYQLNNNKELRVLYPLVIPYAPGEEKALLERMRELLRELQTNTVEEAKDEIQGRQVRRAEGLKTGKEQLERKEIDPARKTLGSLVREFPHDAPLRAEVAELFMQAELYEDAFKYLDEALGLTPDQLHLYNRIGIVLRKLRQFDVAEKYFMRAVNFAKDDPNLYFNLGRLYIDWERFDKVERAARLALKLNPNFHEAAKMFQFALKKQGKPAC; this comes from the coding sequence ATGTCCGCCGAACTCACCAAGGCCAGGAAACAGATCACGCAGGTGAACACCTACCTCAAGCAGGGCAAGCCCCTGCCTGCGGTGACGGCCCTGCACGACGCGGTCCTGACCATGCTCAAGGCCCAGCTCATGAAGGCCGAGCGGGACGAGTTCTGCAAGCTCATCGAGCAGGCCGTGTACCAGCTCAACAACAACAAGGAGCTGCGCGTTCTCTACCCCTTGGTGATCCCCTACGCCCCCGGCGAGGAGAAGGCCCTCCTGGAGCGCATGCGCGAACTTCTGCGCGAACTCCAGACCAACACCGTGGAAGAGGCCAAGGATGAAATCCAGGGCCGTCAGGTGCGCCGCGCCGAGGGGCTGAAGACCGGCAAGGAGCAGCTGGAGCGCAAGGAGATCGATCCGGCACGCAAGACCCTCGGCTCCCTGGTGCGCGAGTTCCCACACGATGCGCCCCTGCGCGCCGAGGTGGCTGAGCTTTTCATGCAGGCCGAACTCTACGAGGACGCTTTCAAGTACCTCGACGAGGCGCTGGGACTCACGCCGGACCAGCTGCACCTCTACAACCGCATCGGCATCGTGCTTCGCAAGCTCCGCCAGTTCGACGTTGCCGAGAAATACTTCATGCGCGCCGTCAATTTCGCCAAGGACGACCCGAACCTCTACTTCAATCTCGGGCGGCTCTACATCGACTGGGAGCGCTTCGACAAGGTGGAGCGCGCCGCGCGTCTGGCCCTCAAGCTCAATCCGAATTTCCACGAAGCCGCCAAGATGTTCCAGTTCGCCCTGAAAAAACAGGGCAAGCCCGCCTGCTGA
- the carA gene encoding glutamine-hydrolyzing carbamoyl-phosphate synthase small subunit, whose amino-acid sequence MKAFLALEDGAWFEGTSFTGAGRAGGEVIFNTGMTGYQEVLTDPSYVGQMVCMTYPHIGNYGVNLDDVESDRIRVEAFIVKECCKTPSNWRAKESLPDYLTRHGVMGIEGVDTRALTRHLRLHGAQRGMISTECKDPADLVKQVKALPPMEGLDLASAVTPKEPYVWDGKGPRTVTLNPDGSYDWPGTGPRVVAFDCGIKWNILRLLVAEGIDLLVVPAFFTAEQVRKLSPESIFLSSGPGDPAALQDMVHATSLLIEDYPTAGICLGHQLLGLALGGKTFKLKFGHHGLNHPVKELSTGHIEISSQNHGFCVDLSTLKDVELTHVNLNDNTLEGFAHTKKPIIAIQYHPEAGPGPHDSRSFFKRYREMLRRELGR is encoded by the coding sequence ATGAAAGCTTTTCTCGCCCTCGAAGACGGCGCCTGGTTCGAAGGCACGTCGTTCACCGGTGCCGGCCGCGCCGGCGGTGAAGTGATTTTCAACACCGGCATGACCGGCTACCAGGAAGTCCTCACGGACCCCTCCTACGTCGGCCAGATGGTGTGCATGACCTATCCCCACATCGGAAACTACGGCGTGAACCTCGACGACGTGGAGTCCGACCGCATCCGCGTCGAGGCCTTCATCGTCAAGGAGTGCTGCAAGACGCCCTCCAACTGGCGCGCCAAGGAGTCCCTGCCGGACTACCTCACCCGCCACGGCGTCATGGGCATCGAGGGCGTGGACACCCGCGCGCTCACCCGCCACCTGCGCCTGCACGGCGCCCAGCGCGGCATGATCTCCACCGAATGCAAGGACCCCGCCGACCTGGTGAAGCAGGTCAAGGCCCTGCCCCCCATGGAAGGGCTCGACTTGGCCAGCGCCGTCACCCCCAAGGAGCCCTACGTGTGGGACGGCAAAGGCCCCCGCACCGTGACGCTGAACCCCGACGGCTCCTACGACTGGCCCGGCACGGGCCCCCGGGTGGTGGCCTTCGACTGCGGCATCAAGTGGAACATCCTGCGTCTGCTGGTGGCCGAAGGCATCGACCTGCTCGTGGTGCCCGCCTTCTTCACCGCCGAGCAGGTGCGTAAGCTCTCGCCCGAATCAATCTTCCTCTCCAGCGGCCCCGGCGACCCGGCGGCCCTCCAGGACATGGTCCACGCCACCAGCCTGCTCATCGAGGACTACCCCACCGCGGGCATCTGCCTGGGGCATCAGCTCCTGGGCCTGGCCCTGGGCGGCAAGACCTTCAAGCTCAAGTTCGGCCACCACGGCCTGAACCACCCCGTGAAGGAACTTTCCACCGGGCACATCGAGATATCCTCCCAGAACCACGGCTTCTGCGTGGATCTCTCGACCCTGAAGGACGTGGAGCTCACCCACGTGAACCTGAACGACAACACCCTGGAAGGCTTCGCCCACACCAAGAAGCCCATAATCGCCATCCAGTACCATCCCGAGGCAGGCCCCGGACCGCACGACAGCCGCTCCTTCTTCAAGCGGTACAGGGAGATGCTCAGACGAGAACTGGGACGCTAA
- a CDS encoding D-alanine--D-alanine ligase family protein, producing the protein MNILLIAGGWSSEREVSLSGARQIHAALETLGHRVTLLDPLADFDSIVEASRRADFAFLNLHGAPGEDGIVQALLDASGCPYQGSGARASLLALDKAASKQLFRQGGLLTPDWELLTAPPGPDWRPGFGLPAFFKPNAGGSSVGMSLVREAAELPAALDAAFAQSRAVLAEPALDGPEVTCAVLGGEALPPILIKPKACIFFDYQSKYVQDAAEEICPAPLPGDTLEAIRRAALAAHGLLGLAGYSRSDFILTPQGPSILETNTLPGMTSTSLLPRAARVHGLEFPDLLARLIELGLAEKSRRSGLD; encoded by the coding sequence ATGAACATCCTTTTGATAGCGGGCGGCTGGTCGAGCGAGCGTGAGGTCTCGCTCTCGGGCGCCCGCCAGATTCATGCGGCCCTGGAGACCCTGGGGCACCGCGTCACCCTCCTCGACCCCCTGGCCGACTTCGACAGCATCGTGGAGGCCTCGCGCCGGGCTGACTTCGCCTTCCTGAACCTTCACGGCGCGCCCGGCGAAGACGGCATCGTCCAGGCCCTGCTGGACGCCTCGGGCTGCCCCTACCAGGGCAGCGGCGCGCGCGCGTCCCTGCTGGCCCTGGACAAGGCGGCCTCCAAGCAGCTTTTCCGCCAGGGGGGGCTCCTCACCCCGGACTGGGAGCTGCTCACCGCCCCTCCCGGACCGGACTGGCGGCCCGGCTTCGGCCTGCCCGCCTTCTTCAAGCCCAACGCCGGAGGCTCAAGCGTGGGCATGAGCCTCGTGCGCGAGGCGGCCGAACTCCCGGCGGCCCTGGACGCCGCCTTCGCCCAGAGCCGCGCCGTGCTGGCCGAACCGGCCCTGGACGGCCCGGAAGTGACCTGCGCGGTGCTGGGCGGAGAAGCACTGCCGCCCATCCTTATTAAGCCCAAGGCCTGCATTTTTTTCGACTATCAGAGCAAGTACGTGCAGGACGCCGCAGAGGAGATCTGCCCGGCCCCCTTGCCCGGAGACACCCTGGAAGCCATCCGCCGCGCGGCACTCGCGGCGCACGGGCTGCTGGGCCTGGCGGGCTACTCCCGCTCGGACTTCATCCTCACGCCGCAAGGCCCCTCGATCCTGGAGACCAACACCCTGCCCGGCATGACCTCCACCAGCCTCCTGCCCCGCGCCGCGCGCGTGCACGGGCTCGAATTCCCGGACCTGCTTGCCCGGCTCATCGAACTGGGCCTGGCGGAAAAATCCAGGCGTTCCGGACTGGACTAA
- a CDS encoding HDIG domain-containing metalloprotein — translation MAPKQPQSPPWHVMAALDPPGAASLAGLPPAPSDAGCFAFWDEYAMLPHIREHSLAVARVATTLALAARRAGLPVDVQLVRASALLHDIAKTYTIHHGGNHSQLGGAWMQERTGNPVLAMGIVHHVHWPWPVDVRGHFLPMAIIYGDKRVRHDCVVTLDERFEDLYARYGSTPYIRDRLAESKQQSLDIESALGQALGMNLHEHPFDSGRLVERA, via the coding sequence ATGGCCCCGAAACAGCCCCAGAGCCCGCCCTGGCACGTGATGGCCGCCCTGGATCCCCCCGGAGCGGCCTCCCTAGCGGGGCTTCCGCCCGCGCCCTCCGACGCCGGCTGCTTTGCCTTCTGGGACGAATACGCCATGCTCCCCCACATCCGGGAGCACAGTCTGGCCGTGGCCCGCGTGGCCACCACCCTGGCCCTGGCCGCCAGACGCGCGGGCCTTCCCGTGGACGTGCAACTCGTGCGCGCCTCGGCCCTGCTCCACGACATCGCCAAGACCTACACCATCCACCACGGCGGCAACCACTCCCAGCTGGGCGGCGCATGGATGCAGGAGCGCACCGGCAACCCCGTGCTGGCCATGGGCATCGTGCACCACGTGCACTGGCCCTGGCCCGTGGACGTGCGCGGCCATTTCCTGCCCATGGCCATCATCTACGGCGACAAGCGCGTGCGCCACGACTGCGTGGTAACCCTCGACGAGCGCTTCGAGGACCTTTACGCACGCTACGGCTCCACGCCCTACATCCGCGACCGGCTCGCGGAATCGAAGCAACAGTCCCTCGACATCGAGTCGGCCCTGGGCCAGGCTCTGGGAATGAACCTCCATGAACATCCTTTTGATAGCGGGCGGCTGGTCGAGCGAGCGTGA
- a CDS encoding tetratricopeptide repeat protein: MQANTPAEVVTQARKHLLNIVSILKDGKVESAIKAALYGLMAYIKHGNTLIKQEKKEYQDLITKAVHLISLDPKVKEVCKEPLVYQPRKEMEILARLRDLPDLMLAREQDNEIREGQARTQARADRLEKGRQLLVQRYFDGAIQHFRRLADDYADDAPLAAEIGKILFEINHIECITFFERAVALDPADHKSLALMGVAFRKIKKFEQAEQAYLTALEVDKDNVNYLFNLSRVYIDAGNWPKAQETLRRVLEIDPALEPARKGLEFATRHCRDLI, translated from the coding sequence ATGCAAGCCAACACTCCGGCCGAAGTGGTCACCCAGGCCCGAAAGCATCTGCTCAACATCGTCTCCATCCTCAAGGACGGCAAGGTCGAGAGCGCCATCAAGGCTGCCCTCTACGGCCTCATGGCCTACATTAAGCACGGCAACACACTGATCAAGCAGGAAAAAAAAGAATACCAGGACCTGATCACCAAGGCCGTCCACCTCATCAGCCTCGATCCCAAGGTCAAGGAGGTGTGCAAGGAGCCCCTGGTCTACCAGCCCCGCAAGGAAATGGAGATCCTGGCCAGGCTGCGCGACCTGCCCGACCTCATGCTCGCCCGTGAGCAGGACAACGAAATCCGCGAGGGCCAGGCCAGGACCCAGGCGAGGGCCGACCGCCTGGAAAAAGGCCGCCAGCTCCTGGTGCAGCGCTACTTCGACGGGGCCATCCAGCACTTCCGCCGCCTGGCGGACGACTACGCCGACGACGCCCCCCTGGCCGCTGAAATCGGAAAGATCCTCTTCGAGATCAACCACATCGAGTGCATCACCTTTTTCGAGCGCGCCGTGGCGTTGGACCCGGCCGACCACAAGAGCCTGGCGCTCATGGGCGTGGCCTTTCGCAAGATCAAGAAGTTCGAGCAGGCCGAACAGGCCTACCTGACCGCCCTCGAGGTGGACAAGGACAACGTGAACTACCTGTTCAACCTCTCGCGCGTCTACATCGACGCTGGCAACTGGCCCAAGGCCCAGGAAACCCTGCGCCGCGTCCTGGAGATCGACCCCGCCCTCGAACCAGCCAGGAAAGGCCTGGAATTCGCCACCAGGCACTGCCGCGATCTCATCTGA
- a CDS encoding methyl-accepting chemotaxis protein: MNVNMRFYLTLLLLVLIALAASLAPWLSGTAPFGTLQAGAAAAVLVLAAVLGVGFHRHVALPLKGIHDFSQAQAQGDSAAVFVSDFPGEIGETARAVQAMTGRMLEAIGYAQGILAGIRTPFIVVDEQLRLSLTNQALMDLLQYDGKPESYYGQNVAFFFYGDASRRTVLADAIDQNASIVREVVTTGKKGAKRNILIAAAPLYNAVNGKLMGALCLYTDLTELRAKEQEIARRNEALAQAAQEAEAISGQVMVHAQGLNSSFELAGRGAQRQRERLEGTSTAVSQIDASVTHVAHSAGEVAKIAEGAGAKAQEGDELVRGLVDAMEGVRARASGLKDAMGSLAGQAEDIGRVLVVISDIADQTNLLALNAAIEAARAGDAGRGFAVVADEVRKLAEKTMTATKEVGEAISAIQEGARGSAVQVEAAVEAISQTTSMAHGSGAALTDIVRLVGETSGQVRSIALGAEEQARAVREVTEAVADISAVAADTADGVGDSRQGVQGLMDLMQRLRGLIDAMAKDQPSALT; this comes from the coding sequence ATGAACGTCAATATGCGTTTTTACCTGACCCTGTTGCTGCTTGTCCTGATAGCCCTGGCCGCCTCCCTGGCCCCTTGGCTGAGCGGAACCGCCCCCTTCGGGACATTGCAGGCCGGGGCCGCGGCCGCCGTGCTGGTCCTGGCCGCCGTGCTCGGGGTGGGTTTCCACCGGCACGTCGCCCTGCCCCTCAAGGGCATCCACGATTTTTCCCAGGCCCAGGCGCAGGGCGACTCCGCAGCCGTCTTCGTCAGCGACTTTCCGGGCGAAATTGGCGAGACCGCCCGCGCGGTCCAGGCCATGACCGGCAGGATGCTCGAAGCCATCGGCTACGCCCAAGGCATTCTGGCCGGCATCCGCACGCCCTTCATCGTGGTGGACGAGCAACTGCGCCTCTCGCTCACCAACCAAGCCCTCATGGACCTGCTCCAGTACGACGGAAAGCCCGAGAGCTACTACGGCCAGAACGTGGCCTTCTTCTTCTACGGCGACGCCAGCCGACGCACCGTGCTCGCGGACGCCATCGACCAGAACGCCTCCATCGTGCGCGAGGTGGTCACCACCGGGAAGAAGGGCGCCAAACGCAACATCCTCATCGCCGCCGCCCCCCTCTACAACGCCGTCAACGGCAAACTCATGGGCGCGCTGTGCCTCTACACCGACCTCACCGAACTGCGCGCCAAGGAGCAGGAGATCGCCCGGCGCAACGAAGCCCTGGCCCAGGCTGCCCAGGAGGCCGAGGCCATTTCCGGGCAGGTGATGGTCCACGCCCAGGGACTCAACAGCAGCTTCGAGCTGGCCGGACGGGGCGCACAGCGTCAGCGCGAACGCCTGGAAGGCACCTCGACGGCCGTCTCCCAGATCGACGCCTCCGTAACCCATGTGGCGCACAGCGCGGGCGAGGTTGCCAAAATCGCGGAAGGGGCAGGGGCCAAGGCCCAGGAGGGCGACGAACTGGTGCGCGGCCTCGTGGACGCCATGGAGGGAGTCCGCGCCAGGGCCAGCGGGCTCAAGGACGCCATGGGGAGCCTGGCCGGGCAGGCCGAGGACATCGGCCGTGTGCTCGTGGTCATCTCCGACATCGCCGACCAGACCAACCTCCTGGCCCTCAACGCGGCCATCGAGGCCGCCCGTGCAGGCGATGCCGGACGCGGCTTCGCCGTGGTGGCCGACGAGGTGCGCAAACTCGCGGAGAAAACCATGACCGCCACGAAGGAAGTGGGCGAAGCCATTTCCGCCATCCAGGAAGGGGCGCGCGGCAGCGCCGTCCAGGTGGAGGCAGCCGTGGAAGCCATCTCCCAGACCACCTCCATGGCGCACGGTTCCGGGGCGGCGCTCACGGACATCGTGCGCCTCGTCGGGGAGACCTCCGGCCAGGTGCGCTCCATCGCCCTGGGCGCGGAAGAGCAGGCCAGGGCCGTGCGCGAAGTCACGGAGGCAGTGGCCGACATCAGCGCCGTGGCGGCGGACACCGCCGACGGCGTGGGAGACTCCCGGCAGGGCGTGCAGGGCCTCATGGACCTCATGCAGCGCCTGCGCGGACTCATCGACGCCATGGCCAAGGACCAGCCCTCGGCCTTGACTTAG
- a CDS encoding HypC/HybG/HupF family hydrogenase formation chaperone, translated as MCLAVPMEVKHIEGEVADVEIGGVRKQIRLDLMGDKPQVGEFVIIHAGFAIRVLNREEAMETIKIFQEGWNLELV; from the coding sequence ATGTGCCTGGCAGTTCCCATGGAAGTCAAACACATCGAGGGCGAAGTGGCCGATGTCGAAATCGGCGGCGTGCGCAAGCAGATCCGCCTGGACCTCATGGGCGACAAGCCCCAGGTGGGCGAGTTCGTGATCATCCACGCCGGGTTCGCCATCCGCGTGCTCAATCGCGAGGAGGCCATGGAGACCATCAAGATCTTCCAGGAAGGATGGAACCTTGAGCTCGTCTGA
- the hypD gene encoding hydrogenase formation protein HypD codes for MSSSDPLRDPALCREVLGRIEEALQGRSLRFMEVCGTHTVALFRSGVHSLLPSQVVHLTGPGCPVCVTHESEVAAYLELAGRDGVVIATFGDLMRVPGPGGASLKQAVAEGARVEVVYSPFDALAVAKANPGDKVVFLGIGFETTAPTVAATLRVAKAEGLSNFLVMPFHKLVPPALDVLLADPEMSVEGFMLPGHVSAIIGTAPYAPLAEKYRIPSVVAGFEPLDLLQAILLMAEMKRQDKPRVVNNYKRVVSDEGNPTARAIVEEVYRPCDALWRGIGSIPGSGLAMADAYKAHDAFEVLGVELRESPPLPGCRCGEVLKGKMPPDKCPLFAKACTPANPVGPCMVSTEGSCAAYFKYQLDLA; via the coding sequence TTGAGCTCGTCTGATCCGCTGCGCGATCCGGCCCTTTGCCGGGAGGTGTTGGGCCGCATCGAGGAGGCCCTGCAGGGCCGAAGCCTGCGCTTCATGGAGGTCTGCGGCACCCACACCGTGGCCCTGTTCCGTTCGGGCGTGCATTCGCTGCTGCCCTCCCAGGTGGTGCATCTCACGGGGCCTGGCTGCCCGGTGTGCGTCACCCACGAGTCGGAGGTGGCGGCCTACCTGGAGTTGGCCGGACGCGACGGCGTGGTGATCGCCACCTTCGGCGACCTCATGCGCGTGCCCGGCCCCGGCGGGGCGAGCCTGAAGCAGGCCGTGGCGGAGGGCGCGCGCGTGGAGGTGGTCTATTCGCCCTTCGACGCCCTGGCCGTGGCCAAGGCCAACCCCGGCGACAAGGTGGTGTTCCTGGGCATCGGCTTCGAGACCACGGCCCCCACGGTGGCCGCCACCCTGCGCGTGGCAAAGGCCGAGGGCCTCTCCAATTTTCTTGTGATGCCCTTCCACAAGCTCGTGCCCCCGGCCCTGGACGTGCTCCTTGCCGATCCCGAAATGTCCGTGGAGGGCTTCATGCTGCCCGGACACGTCTCGGCCATCATAGGCACGGCCCCTTACGCGCCGTTGGCTGAAAAGTATCGCATCCCCTCGGTGGTGGCCGGTTTCGAGCCACTGGACCTGCTCCAGGCCATCCTGCTCATGGCCGAGATGAAGCGCCAGGACAAACCCCGCGTGGTGAACAACTACAAGCGCGTGGTGTCCGACGAGGGCAACCCCACGGCCCGGGCCATCGTGGAGGAGGTCTACCGCCCCTGCGACGCCCTCTGGCGCGGCATCGGGTCCATCCCCGGCAGCGGCCTGGCCATGGCCGACGCCTACAAGGCCCATGACGCCTTCGAGGTGCTGGGCGTGGAGCTCAGGGAGTCGCCTCCGCTGCCCGGCTGCCGCTGCGGCGAGGTGCTCAAGGGCAAGATGCCTCCCGACAAGTGCCCGCTCTTCGCCAAGGCCTGCACGCCCGCCAATCCGGTGGGGCCGTGCATGGTCTCCACCGAGGGCAGCTGCGCCGCCTACTTCAAATACCAGCTCGACCTGGCATAG